Proteins found in one Quercus robur chromosome 2, dhQueRobu3.1, whole genome shotgun sequence genomic segment:
- the LOC126716046 gene encoding G-type lectin S-receptor-like serine/threonine-protein kinase At2g19130, which yields MHNVLFPEISHLPAVKNVEECKLNCLSSCHCVAYSYNNGCSIFKGTPIYLQPSSGNELGGDFHIRISASELVGSKTNMLKKAAWIVGILDVLILLISIGLAIIRSRQSTVVLEEVHISLILFKYRDLQRATRKFSQKLGEGGFGSVFKGTLPNSTTIAVKKIRSLDQGEKQFRAEVSTLGAIQHVNLLRLRGFCVEASKRFLVYDYMPKGSLESHLFQNTSKILDWKTRYQIAIGIAKGLAYLHGNCRDCIMHFDIKPENILLDAEYNPKVADFGLAKIIGRDFSRVLTTIRGTRGYLAPEWISGEAVTPKVDVFSYGKLLFEIVSGRRNMDMLDGDDEEIRIYFPSRVAIAINKGEDLLTLLDHKLEGNAIMEELTRACKVACWCIQDDPRDRPTMGQAVQILEGVMQVDLP from the coding sequence ATGCACAACGTGCTCTTTCCAGAAATATCACATCTTCCAGCAGTAAAAAATGTTGAAGAATGCAAATTAAACTGTTTAAGTAGCTGTCATTGTGTTGCTTACTCTTATAATAATGGGTGTTCAATTTTCAAAGGAACACCTATATATCTACAACCTTCTTCTGGTAATGAGTTAGGTGGAGATTTTCATATTCGCATTTCAGCATCTGAGCTAGTGGGAAGTAAAACCAATATGTTGAAAAAAGCAGCTTGGATTGTTGGAATTCTCGATGtactcattcttctcatttCCATTGGATTGGCAATTATTCGGAGCAGACAATCCACTGTTGTACTGGAAGAAGTacatatttctttgattttgttcaaGTATCGAGATTTACAAAGAGCAACAAGAAAGTTCTCCCAAAAACTTGGGGAGGGTGGTTTTGGTTCTGTTTTCAAAGGGACATTACCAAATTCAACAACTATCGCAGTGAAGAAAATAAGAAGTCTAGATCAAGGTGAGAAGCAATTCCGTGCAGAAGTTAGCACACTTGGAGCAATCCAGCATGTTAATCTTCTTCGCCTTCGTGGTTTTTGTGTAGAAGCTTCAAAAAGATTTCTTGTCTATGATTACATGCCAAAAGGTTCTCTAGAATCCCATTTGTTCCAAAACACTTCAAAGATTTTGGATTGGAAGACAAGATATCAAATTGCGATTGGGATTGCTAAAGGGTTGGCTTACCTTCATGGTAACTGCAGAGATTGTATCATGCATTTTGACATCAAACCTGAGAACATATTGTTGGATGCTGAATATAATCCAAAAGTGGCTGATTTTGGTCTTGCAAAAATAATTGGACGGGACTTCAGTCGTGTGTTGACCACCATAAGGGGAACTAGGGGCTATCTAGCACCAGAATGGATTTCAGGTGAAGCTGTTACTCCAAAAGTTGATGTTTTCAGTTATGGGAAGCTTCTTTTCGAGATAGTATCTGGTAGGAGAAATATGGACATGCTAGATGGTGATGATGAAGAGATACGTATCTACTTTCCATCTCGTGTTGCAATTGCGATAAACAAAGGGGAAGACCTTCTGACACTACTAGATCACAAATTAGAGGGAAATGCCATCATGGAAGAGCTAACTAGAGCCTGTAAAGTTGCTTGTTGGTGCATTCAAGATGATCCAAGGGATAGACCAACTATGGGCCAAGCAGTTCAAATTCTTGAAGGAGTGATGCAAGTGGACTTGCCTTAA